acattaattataaaaaaatattactaaaattaaaaaatattttttattaaatattgttaaaaaatattactaaaatataaaaattatgctttaaattattataatataatcaTACTAAAATTTACTCATGTatagtttattttaaaataatcacTATAATTACTATATCATAATCATAGTAGAATCTAGTTACGtataattattttgaaattaTAAGAGAATTTCATCTAGTTAATTAGAGTTGCACAAAACATGATCACATGGTATTGTTAATTGTTATCATCATAATCCACAAGAACAGTTATAAGAATAAGATCCTATTTTTTCTCCTTCAATTACGcgtctctctctctttctttctttctcaaaCAAATCTTCTGCCATTTCATTCTCTTCTGTCCCCTCTCACACGTCACAACTAAAACAGTTACAACAAAAACATGACGTCGTcctcgtcctcctcctcctcctcctcctcctcggaaGAAGAGGAAACCTCCCCCACCACCGCACCCGCCACCGCCCCCGCCCCCACCACCGCACCAGCAAACACCGCCGCCACCAACCCCGCCCACCAAGACAAGATCAAATCCGCAATGCAATCCCTCTCTTCAATCCTCTCATCCCCGCTCTCCTCACACGACCCCTCCGCCCTCTACCCTCCCATCTCCGCCCTCCTCCGCCGCCCAAACTCCGGCACCGGCGACAACAACCTCTGCCGCTGGCTATACGACACCTTCCAATCCTCCGTTCCCGACCTCCAACTCCTCGTCCTCCGCTTCCTCCCTCTCATCACCGGTCTCTACCTCTCTCGAATCCATAACCGAAAGCCTCAAGCCGGTTTTGAAGCCGTTCTGTTAGCATTCTACGCGCACGAAACAACCTCACGCGCCGGACAGCCCGTAACCGCCACGCTCCCTGATCTCTCCCACCCTAGCCTCTACCACGAGTCAAAAACTCCACCGCCTTCGAAAAACTCCGCCACGGATCTCAACATCGCCGTTGTTTCCCCAACGCTCGAGCCTCACGGAACTGTTAGGTCAACGAGAAGAGCAAGAATCGTCGGCGTAGCGTTAGAACTCTTCTACAGCAAGATATCTTCAATGCCGACAGAATCGAAGGTGGATTTCTGCGAGTTTTGTAAGATTTGGGCGGGACAAGACGGTAGCATGTATAAACATTTCGAGGAAGAAGGAATAACAGAAATCAAAATCGAcgtgaaaaagaaagagaaagagaaagagaaaggtaAGGGTAAAGGTAAAGGTGGTGGAAAGGCGGTGGAGGAGACGGCGGCGGCGGAAGGGAGGATACCGATGCCGTGGGAGCTGATGCAGCCGGTGGTGAGGATTCTGGCGCATTGTTTGATGGGACCGGGGAGTAATAAAAATGAGGCGGTGTTCGCGGCGGCGAATGAGGCTAGCCGGTGCTTGTTTGCACGGTCCATGCATGATGTGAACCCCATGGCTATATTGGCCATGAGGAGCTTGTTGAGGCTTTCTAAGACTCTTGATGATGAGTTTGATCCAACTGAGTTACCTGTAACTGATATTATTACCCTTTagattgtttttttttatatgaatttttaaGATATTATTTTTGGCTTAGCAGGATCTTCTAATCAAATTTGTTTTATCTGTTCTTTTTGAAGCAGGAAAAGGTTAAATAGTTTCATGTGAAAATTTGTAGTTATAGCTGGTAAACAGTACAATTTATTGGTCTGAATAACTTGCACTTGAGATCAATGAACACACAAAATTTTGTACTACCTTGACGTGCGTTGTAACCATTGGGTTCAAGGATAGATGATAGATGCTTAATACGTAAATGGTAAACAATAGTAAAAATTATTATACGTGAGAGAACTCAAAAAAGACGAATTAGACTAGAGACAAcaaaaacttgaaaaatatTGTACACAAAGTTATCAATAGAGTTATGTTGTTTATGCTGTTGGAATGTTAGAGTTCAACACACATGTAGGGAAGGACTGATTGGCTAAGGAGAGTTTCAAAGTTAATTCTTGATTCCATTTGTTGATAATCCTCCCGGTGATTACAGAAGGGAGTTATTATCCctttaatttcttaaaaaaactCACTCGCAATTATTttaaggaaaagtctagggggccagcagttttattgaattttggccagcatgtaactaGCAGAAgaaggtgagccattggatgaaatctcacaccaatctcacaccatcaaatcatcattgatggctagttgatggctaacaatcacaaaaattactggccccctagcattgctcttattttaatataaattacaGAAATCAAACTTCTAGCGTGGTGAAAATTATCAATAGGTCATTCGATTTCTCTGATGAATAGGTTGGTGGTTAACTATATAGTTGTTAATGGCAATGTCGAAAATGACTAAAGACTGTCATATATATACTGGGTGTTGTTAGTTTATCAATGCTCCATCTTGCGTGTTAAGCtcttttcttcaaaaaaaaaaatttaaaattattagatattttattataattggctaaattattatttaataattttaattattaaatttatgtGAAACCAAATGTGtgaatttgttttattttataattttttttttgagtaaTGCTAGGGGCCaacaatttttgtgattgttagccattAACTAGCCATCAATAATGATTTGATGGTGTAAGATTAGTGTGAGATTTTATCCAATGACTCACCTTCTTCTGCTGGTTACATACCGggcaaaatttaataaaactgtTCCTTATTTTTTTCCGttgcaataaaaaaatttgtgttcgacactttaattttttttaaactttttttaaagGTTTGAgattaacaaattttattattgtggCAATATATATTTGATTTAATCATACATAGTAGCAGCTCGTTGTGTGTATCGTGGGTTTTCTATATTTTGGAGTTTAGTTATTATgcatttatttataatttataattaaaactaaaactatgCCGTATAAAAAATGTTTACTTGCATTAAAATGGTGAGAATCTTGCTAGAAAATCAATAAGATATCTTGataatatgtataataaattatttatttaatttaatataaattaaaaataaaaattacttatatttattctaattttaaaaatattgtttatttttatgttaattaTTATTGTACATATTATACACTAATTATATGGCTAATTTTTTAGTAATGGATTAAAGAGATGTGTTATGCATAATTATGgagataattatctttttttaaattaaaaactataAATTGGAGGcttaaatttgaataaaaataaaaa
The Arachis stenosperma cultivar V10309 chromosome 7, arast.V10309.gnm1.PFL2, whole genome shotgun sequence genome window above contains:
- the LOC130939307 gene encoding uncharacterized protein LOC130939307, producing the protein MTSSSSSSSSSSSSEEEETSPTTAPATAPAPTTAPANTAATNPAHQDKIKSAMQSLSSILSSPLSSHDPSALYPPISALLRRPNSGTGDNNLCRWLYDTFQSSVPDLQLLVLRFLPLITGLYLSRIHNRKPQAGFEAVLLAFYAHETTSRAGQPVTATLPDLSHPSLYHESKTPPPSKNSATDLNIAVVSPTLEPHGTVRSTRRARIVGVALELFYSKISSMPTESKVDFCEFCKIWAGQDGSMYKHFEEEGITEIKIDVKKKEKEKEKGKGKGKGGGKAVEETAAAEGRIPMPWELMQPVVRILAHCLMGPGSNKNEAVFAAANEASRCLFARSMHDVNPMAILAMRSLLRLSKTLDDEFDPTELPVTDIITL